The sequence below is a genomic window from Coffea arabica cultivar ET-39 chromosome 4c, Coffea Arabica ET-39 HiFi, whole genome shotgun sequence.
AGTTAGTGGCGGGGGTGGTGTGCTGAGGGATTCATCTGGAGCATTGTTGTTTGGGTTCTCTATTCCATTTGGGGAGCTAACATGTATTCAAGCTGAGGTCAAATCACTAATTTTTGGGGTGCAGCAATGTCTTCTTCAGGGTTTCTCATGGATACAGGTAGAGGTGGATTCTCTAGTATTAGTAAACATCTTTCTACATAAATCGAGGTGCCCGTGGTTAATTCGGCCAGAGCTAGATACGTTAATGGCAATTCAGGGTTTGGAATGAACAGTGGGGCATTGTTTTCATGAGGCGAATCAGGTGGCAGATGCTTTGGCCAAGGTTGGGGCACAGTTTGAGGACATTGCCATTTATACCTCACAGTCAAAACTACCAAGATTGGTGAGGGGAGCCTTGGGTCTAGATAGGTCACAAACCCCCGTCATACGCATTAGAGCTGTTCGCAAATAATGCCTGTGGAATTTTGCTTTGTGGTTATTAATAATATAAGGGGGTGGCGTCCCTTCCCTCATATGGGGTTAGCCAAAAAAAAGTGTATTATATAGTTGAATAGTAATATTACATTTTATTTtgtcttattttaatttttttaaatattacatTTTAAGCTGCATGCTAATATGAAAAGTCTATTTTGTCTGCGTGTGTATGAGACAAAGTATgtatttttagtgtgaaaaTGTGTGTGATCaagaatatatacatatatataatgtgTTTGATGAAGTAATTATGTCTAAAAGTGCTTGTTGTAAATGACAATACATGTAGGAAAGAGAGAGTGTGTATATACATATTTATGAGAGAGTGATTTGTGAGGGAAGAGGGAGGGTTGGCTTTAGTTGAGTGGTAAGGTGGGATAGATTGTAAGTACATCGTCATTAGTTCAAAACCTCCTACTTACTATTACTATGTTATTAGTAAAGGTACCCTATTATGTTGACCAACCAAAAAAAAGTTACCCTCTTAGTTTTTGTTAATATTGTTTTTCTTCAAGCTTCTTACTTGTAAACTATTTTGCTTTATTAAAATCACAAAAGTTACCATTTCGTAAAAAGAAACTTATGGCATTATTAAACTGCCCTATTCTAGCCAAACAtacttcctttagaaaaatttatCGCTTTGTTTGCAAAAACCTTACCGTTCCATTTGCATAACTTATTGTTTCAATGAaaaatcttaaaattttttaactatgATTTGCTTCATTAGAAAATCTAAATAAATTTCAAGCACAATTTACTATTTTTGACAAAGCTCGCTAGTTTAGAGAAAATTCTTGTTGATTTTTGTCTACTTTTCCATTCTTTTACCAAAAGTTACAATTTCATAACTACAAATTAGGCACAACTCAccaaataaataagaaattttactATATTTCTATATAACTTATTATGTTAGTGACAAATTGGTTAACTTCAATTCATAGTTACGATTTCATTAAGAAATCTTACTAAAATGTTAGCAAAACTTAGTAATTGATTGAAAAATCATACGAATTTTTAGTTACACTTGCcacttttttctataaaattcaCTAGTTTAGTGAAAATGTAGGTGAGTTTTATTCTAGCCAACCACCTAGGAGCAAAATTTACCACTTTATTAAAAACCTTACTAATATATTAGCACAACTTACAACTTCAGTAGAAAAAAGTTTCCTAAATTGTTGAGTAACATTTTTTACTATATAAGTCAGTAACATGACTAGGCCTgttaaacgagccgagtcgagctggAGCATAGGAtaatcgagctcgactcgaacccCTAATCGAGCTAGCTCGAGCTCGCTCGATTAGTCATTCGAGCTCTACAAGGCGCTCAAACTCGGCTCGATGTGTTGATAGAAAACTCGAGCTCGGGCTCGAGCTCGAATTTTGAAATCGAGCCGCCGAGCTCGAAGCTCGAACCCGAGCTCGCGAAAAACTCGAATCGAGCTTTTCGAGTTcgaaactcgagctcgagctcgcgaaaaactcgagctcgagttcgagctcgttTACGGGAGAGCCCATATCACAAGAAGATACACTTTCTCTGATTTATTATTTGAAGCCAAAATGACAATACAAGCCATGCCAAATGACAATACTCGTATTTCCCTGATTCAATTCAACAAGCCATGCCTCAATCACAATACAAGGCAGAGTCTAAAGTTAAAATTACAGCAAAAACCATCAAATGGAGAAACAAAATGTCCACAGGGGGATTACAATGTCCAAACCACATCAAATTACAAGAAGTTTAAACTGCAGCAAGAAGTTAAAACTACACCAAATGACAATACAAGAAGTTAAAACTTCAGCAAACCATGTCAGATTACCACGTCCACACCAAAATGTCCACATTACAACATGAAAAATTATATAAACTGCCACATTACGATATCAACAGCCTCCAGTAATCCAAACCAGATCAGATTACCACATGTCCACACCAAAATATCCAAATCAGATCAGATTACAACATGTCCAACCCAAAATGTCCAAACCAGATCAGATTATAACATGAAAAATTACATAAACAGCCACCAAGCAACATCAACTGTCCAAACCAGATCAGATTACAACATAAAAAATTACATAAACTGTCCCCAAGCAACATCAACGGACAACAGCCACCAAATTAGTCATTGAATGATTCAGGAAGTTCAACTTCTTCAAATGTGATTGATTCGGCCACATCAAGTGATTCCTACAGAATAAAAGtatgaaagttaaaaaattcatcaaaatcagaaataaggcAACTgtaacaacaacaaaaacatcCAATCAATTACTTACACGAGACTTGTTCTTTAGGCCATGAAGACTGCGGATCCAATCATTGCCGCAAAGCAACATTTGCACCGTCTCAACCGACATAGAAGCTTGTCGATCATCAATTACTCTCCCTCCAGCGCTGAAGGTAGATTCTGACGCCACAGTGGTAACAGGAACGGAGAGTATATCGGCAGCCATCCTCGACAAGATGGGAAATCTCAATCTTTCTCCTTTCCACCAACCCAAAACATCCAGATTTGCCCTTGCATCACAAGCATACCTACTTTCCTCTAAATAAACATCTAAATCTGATTTTTCTGGTGGAGCCCTATCAATTTCACTCACATGCATGTGAAATTTTTCTTTGCCAGTTAAAACGGCGGGTGCAGTCATTTTCTGTTTCTTACTAGAAGAAGTAGAACCTTCATTTTGTCTCCTTTTTACAACCTGCCTTTGTTGTTCAGAATGGGAAACAACATGACAATCAACATATTCATTGTAAAGCTCATAAAGAATGTCTCTAATCTCAGCCATGAATCTAGGAGCTGCATCCTCACCATAAATCACCGGAAAAGCATGATTAATAAGGAACATTTTGTATCTCGGATCCAAAATTGCACCCAAAGATAGCAGCACATTACTTTCCCCCCAATACTTATCAAATTTAGCAGACATACTTCCAGCCATTGCCCGAATATGCTCAAAAGGATCAAGAGCTTTTTCATTTAAAAGCTCTTTAATCCTATAGAGCTCCACAAGAAAAATGTTAGCTGTTGGATACTCAGACCCGGAAATCATATCAGTGATTTCATGAAATATTCCTAGAAATTTGCACACTTCTTCCACTTTCATCCACTCAAAATCAGTAGGAGCATAGTGAAATCCAGGGTCTATGTCTGCATATCTTGGAAAGACATCCTTGAACTCTAAACCTGAAGCTAACATCAAATAAGTGCTATTCCACCTTGTTGGACAGTCCAAAATTAGTTTTCTAGAGGGCAACTGAAGctgttttttaattttggcAAATTCAAGAAGCCTAAATTCTGAATTGTTCAAGTATTTTATCCCTTCTCTAACAACATCAATCACACCACCAAGTTGACCAAGACCATCTTGCACTAAGAGATTAAGTATATGTGCACAACATCTAACATGAAAAATTTTTCCTCCAATACTTAATCTCTTTCTTAGAGAAAAATCCTCTCTAAGTCTCCTAATGCACACATCATTGTATGAAGCATTATCAACAGTTATGCTAGCAACCTTATTCTCAATCCCCCAATCAATGAAGCACTTACTTAGAGCATCAGCTATAATAACTCCAGTATGAGGAGGAGAaacattgcaaaaattcaatACACGTTTTTGAAGCACCCAATCAGAATCAATAAAATGACCAGTCACAACCatatattgaattttttgacCAGATTTCCACAAATCAGTTGTAATACTAATCCTACCAGCACCTTTCAACAATGATTTCAGCTTCCTTTTTTCAATTGTATAAGTACTCATACAATCTTCCTTAACAGTCTGCCGATTAATCTTTTTATAAAACGGAGAAACtgctttcatgaatttgttgaaAACTACATGCTCCATCATAGAAAAGGGGTACTCATGTTCAAGAATCATGTGTGACgcaagctctcttaccttggcATGATCATACGAGAAATTTGTGATGGAAGTGATACCATCACTTCCACCTTCGGTGAATGAAAGCACTTGTTGCTTTTGTTTGCTTTGCTCCCCAATGGCCATCTTTCTTTGGAGGCAAGAAGTCAGGTGTCTCTTGTGCTGAGATGTGGCTCCGGTTGTACTCTTGGTGAAAAGCTCCTTGCAATGGTTGCACTTCACTTTGACCGTCCCATTATCTAGCACTACTTCAGTCATATCATCCCATATGCTggatttcttcttcctttgcttTTTCTCAAAAGGACCAGCTCCTCCATCTCCATCTACTTGCTGTCCTCCTTCATTGCCATCATCTTCTATTATTTCTATTTCTTCTTCACTCATCTCATCAGCTCTTTCTTCGTTGTAATTCAATTGTTCCACGTCTTCATTATTTTGCTCCATCGTAGGACTTGATGATGAACCTTGAAATGAGTTGAATGGAGAGCTGTACATTCCTTAATCAAAAACATTTAATAACCAATACAGAATCTGATTagttaaaacagaaatttaGAATAACATTTCTAAGAAATAAGGTACAAAAGTAATAAAAcagatttcaaaaaataatgcCCACTTCAAGCTAAAAAAATAATGCTAAGAAAGTCTGCACTTCAAGCTAATTTTATCACAACTGCAGACTTAACCATTAAATCAACTAAATCATCACCATTAGTTACGAACTTGCAAATTAGGGGAATCAACCACTGAAACAAATATGATGCAACAGTTAATTTTCTATAGCATTGTACCAAAAAGAATTCGAAAAGGTTTAAGGAAAGCTCCAGTGAAGAGAATGGGATATAAAACAgatttacatacaaaaaataaaataaaataaaaaacttcaaaaattgtgaaaaaaatcATAATGCTAGAGACTAATAAAGATCAAATATTATATATTGCAACCATCCAACAAATAGACCCTACTTATGGGACAGTCATACAATCATAGGGGCTTAAGCTGCACAGGCAAACCATATAGAACTAATGAtaagttgaccaagaaaacaggAACTCTCATGAAAAATCCAACGAAATCAACCTCAAAGTTGTGTACGCACTTCAACCAAATTAATGATGTTCAATACTCGTAAACAAGGCATTTGTATTCCTCTCAATTTGTCAATCATTTACAAATGGTTCTATGAACATAAAAACCTGTGCCAGGGCCTGCCAACATGGAACCATCTCCCAAAACAGCAACGCATACTATTGCTGATCTTAGATTGGACCTCTTGATGCCACACCATATCTGTTAGGACCATAAGCAAAGATTGTCCAACAGCTTCTTCCCAAGGATGACAGAAATTTCAACAAAGAGAAAAGGATGATATACATCCAGATGGATACAAAAGATCATCCAAGCAGGCCCCAAAAGGATACAATTCATCTTATAGGAATTACAACTTAGTCATCTAAACCAACACAAACTACAGCTATATAATATTCATGCAGTTTTTCTGGCATAAAAAACTGTCTGTGAGGTAGCAATTAAGGGCCAAGGCAGCCTGAAGAGATCCAAAAAAGGGACCCAAAGAATATCTACTTTCAAATTGCTATGATGCAAAAACTTGAGTTGGCAAATATCTAGCAGTCTCTAATAATATTACAAAAAACTTTTACCCGTACCTTATCTCATGCTAGAGATAATTCTATAATCTCCATAAAGCATGCAATATTGCGCACTTTAGTCTATGGAGTGTGCCCAAATTGGAGTCCAGAAGTACATATGGTTTATCAAGAAAGTTTGGGAAGCTACTTATGTAGTTCTATCATCCTACTGACATCTTTGAGACAGGTGAAGAATATTTCTTCAGAGAATAGGAGTTCGTGATGCAGCTATCTCTTGGGAATGATGCCTAGATTTCTTCCAATTTCACTAGACATTTCATTATATTAGAGTATAGAGCAATTAAAACCATCCAACCTAAACTGACCATTTAACTTTCTATACATTTCTTTTCACCTCATTAGTTGTAAGGAACTACTATCCAGAATGAGAAGGGTCACCACAGCACTATAAGAGAttacaaatctggaaaaactcCATTGATAACATAAAATACAGACAATTGAGGAACCTCTACTCCCTCTTTCATGGATAAGCTAGAAAGAAGTTACATTAAGGAGCCTTGACTCAACATATACACCTCCCCTTATTAGTCCTACAACAAATATGTGACTCCTTGGGAATTAGCTCTTACTTTCCAGTCTTAACTTCCCCCGCAAGTCCCATCCATCTGCCCATTTCTGAGGAATAAATTATACAAGTGTACAAGTTACACGAAGAGTACTTTAAAGTATCAAGATGTCACTAATTTCAACCACGGCAAATAATTATCAAAACATCAAGGCTACGATAAAAAACCATCAAGGCTACTTACCAGAATGCAGTGAATCGGGGTATGGTAGAGGGCCCTGGTGGCTGGCTCTACCGAGATGGCTCCGTATGGCGCTGCTCCGTATGGTGGCTGCGGCTGTGGAACGGGAAAGAGATGACAGAAATGGAGGCTACGGGGTGCGGCGGCGTGACACTGGAGGCTACGGGGTGCGGCGTGCGAATGGAGGCTACGGGGTGCGGCGGCGTGAGAATGGCAGCTGCGGCTGTGGAATGGGAAAATAGATGACAGAAAGGGGAAATCAAAAAATTAGGGATGGCTGGTGGTGAGAATGGAGGCTGAGGGATGCGGCGTCACCGGCGTGAGAATGGAGGTTGAGGGATGCGGCGTGCGGTGGTGTGAGAATGGAGGCTGCGGGGTGAGTCGGGTGACGGCTGTAGGAGGAGAAAACGAAAGACCAATTGAGGAAAGAATGAATTAGGGCTACAGACAGACGGACCCTTCGAATAGATTACCATTTACCACATACACCTGGAAATGACGAAAATGCCCTTATTTTTCGAGCCTACCGAGCTTAAACGAGTACCCAttagagctcgagctcggctcgtttctCTCTGTTAACGAGCCAAGCCGAGCTCTTATCGAGCCGGGTCGAGCTCGGCTCGCGAGCTGCCCGgttcgattaacagctctaaACATGACTCTTTTATGATAAATACTTTCTTGTACTtttgtggaaaaaaaattaccaCCTTTGAGCGTATTATTTTATTGGGAAAATTACTACTTTTTAGCAAAATCTACCACtttcttaaaaaagaaattaccaaTTTTGAAGCTGAATTTATCGTAGCAAAGTTatcaaatttaaaagaaatttacacCTTTCCTTTTGGTAGTTCCTAAAAATACAAGCGCCAAAACTTGCTCTACTCTATAAAAGAAGTAGCTGTAGGGCTTGAAATAAGTGTCACTACCAAAAAAAACAGAAAGTGATTAAGTTTTTCTTTGTGTTACATTTTGTGATTCTCTGCAAGATTTGGTATACAAACATAATCAtagaaatccaaaaaaaaaagaggcaatTTTCATCTCTAGATTTGGTATATAAACATAATCATCGAAACCTTTTAAAGTATTCCTAACGTAAGCTGAACAAAGTCATTTTTCGTCATCACTAAGTCTAGTTTATTGCTCTTTTGTAGCCAAATGTACTTTTACCTTTCTTATTCTTAGCACTgagatctttctttttttcaaaattatagcACTTGTTGATTATCTCTTGGTTACTGGTATTTTATGGCACAAAAGTTTTGGCACACCCCAAACTTTTCTACAAATTTATGGCACTTTTCATAAAGTTATATATCTTTATAGCACTTATCAATGTTTGCTATGAATTTTGTGGCAGTTGGCTAACATGTACCACTTACTGTGGCTAAATTTGGAAGTTTCCTGATTTAGACATAAAACTACCTCTATTCGAGCAACAACCATATTCACATAAATTTTACATTCCAAGTAACGATCAAACATTCacttatctctttttttttttgtcgcaatAGCAACATTTTTATAACATAATCTATCCTTTTAGGGGGAGAGGGAATCGATAGAAGTTGAATCACCATTGGAGAAAGTCACTGAAGGCAACCATATATAGTGGCAAATTGGTGGAAGACAAGGGTTAAACTCTGAGAGGCAAGGGTTGAACCCTTGACCTCCCACACTCCCAAGACTTAAGTGCTTGGTGGTGACCATCAACATTTACTTATCATACATCATTTATTTTTAGCACAAAAGTTCTCTCTCAATTAAATGCTTAAAAACTCATTTAATCATTCCTCTCAAATACTCATAGCTTCTTACACAAATTTTCACATCAATCTCCATAACTTCAAAATGTCtctcaaatttccaatttttcgCTCAATTTGAACTTCAGTTTTGAATTTCTCAAGTGACCtctcattcttttattttgttggaatgTAAAAAGAATGGAAAGGACAAGTATATATAATAGTATGAAGTGTTTATTATATGATAATTGAAGAGAAGATTGTATTGATTATAGTTATAAATAAATGCCAATGGTAATTTAATATGGTTCgccaaattttaaaattttgttgctAATTATATTAATGGTAATGAACTAGTTGGTTCAACCAAAACCATTTCAGTTCGTTGGTTGAATTGTTGAATTGGCTGGTTTAACTCTATTAAGGTTTTTTATAATCAACACGTATTTGAAAGCCTATTCTAACCGGACAAATAGACCGGTTGATAGTTCAATTGGCCAGTTTGGGATGAGTTTCAAAAATCTGGCTTCTTGAAAGTCATTCATTGTAAACTATTGAAGATTGAAATCCTGCATTCCAGCGTGCAAAACTTAAGTTAACTTTGAAACTCTTAATACTAATTTATGCACTTAAATTTATGACAAGGGCGACAATCATGAAGTAGAACTGGAAGATATTGAGCCATATTCGTAGAATACTTTATGTGGCAATAATTTTAGTTTACCCCCTTTGCAATCTTAATTGTAATCTTCTTGTTTAGCACTATTGTCTTGTATCTACAAAcgttttcatttttgtttcaaaGCATTGAAATCGAAACTAATAAGTGGTGTTTTAGCTAGGTTTTATTATCATGTAATCACAAACTAATCTTATTTTCATGATGGTATTCACCATTTTCATCCTCTTCCAATTAGTTAAGCAATGTCATGCATGTCTGCTTTTATATTTTCTTGTCAGTCGACTCTATACTTAAGTGCTGAGTTATCTTCtgtagtttactttgattattttgaaAGCATTCTACCTCTACTTGTTGATTTAATAACTGAAGTATACACACATGCATCACTCCGTTACTACTCTAATTTTGTAAAGGAACTTCTTATGGGGTACTTATTATCCAAAATCACGTACTAATGTGGTAAATGCTTCCAACGACAAGAACATTAGGGCAATTTTATTAATCaagatgattttaaaatttgtaaaactAATATTCATTTGCTGGCCCGTCCGGATAGTCCGACTGATTTCATAGTCTGGTAATTTCTAGCAACTCCCGCGATCGACCTCCATGTGCTATTGTGCTGCATATGCTTGGGGCAAGGGTCTACAAAATCTTGGGAGATTAGTTTGATTAAAAGGCTGAAATAACCCTaagtgaaaaaaagaatattCGGTTGCCGCAATGAGATGTAATAAACCACTACGAAAGCCTTTGATTAGTATTCTAGGTACAATTGAAGAAACAATGCAAAATTGTTGTACAAAAAGGAATAGTTTTTTTACCAGCCTATATTGATGCCGCTTTAGTTTCTAtatcctttctagtttctactAGAATTGCATTGCTGGAACATAACTGTGTTAAGTTGTTCGCTGCATTTATCTACATTTAGAGAATATAAAAGTAGGAGTTGCCCGAATGAACAGCAAAAGAGTGTCTCGGTTGGTTATTTG
It includes:
- the LOC113739073 gene encoding zinc finger BED domain-containing protein RICESLEEPER 2-like — its product is MYSSPFNSFQGSSSSPTMEQNNEDVEQLNYNEERADEMSEEEIEIIEDDGNEGGQQVDGDGGAGPFEKKQRKKKSSIWDDMTEVVLDNGTVKVKCNHCKELFTKSTTGATSQHKRHLTSCLQRKMAIGEQSKQKQQVLSFTEGGSDGITSITNFSYDHAKVRELASHMILEHEYPFSMMEHVVFNKFMKAVSPFYKKINRQTVKEDCMSTYTIEKRKLKSLLKGAGRISITTDLWKSGQKIQYMVVTGHFIDSDWVLQKRVLNFCNVSPPHTGVIIADALSKCFIDWGIENKVASITVDNASYNDVCIRRLREDFSLRKRLSIGGKIFHVRCCAHILNLLVQDGLGQLGGVIDVVREGIKYLNNSEFRLLEFAKIKKQLQLPSRKLILDCPTRWNSTYLMLASGLEFKDVFPRYADIDPGFHYAPTDFEWMKVEEVCKFLGIFHEITDMISGSEYPTANIFLVELYRIKELLNEKALDPFEHIRAMAGSMSAKFDKYWGESNVLLSLGAILDPRYKMFLINHAFPVIYGEDAAPRFMAEIRDILYELYNEYVDCHVVSHSEQQRQVVKRRQNEGSTSSSKKQKMTAPAVLTGKEKFHMHVSEIDRAPPEKSDLDVYLEESRYACDARANLDVLGWWKGERLRFPILSRMAADILSVPVTTVASESTFSAGGRVIDDRQASMSVETVQMLLCGNDWIRSLHGLKNKSRESLDVAESITFEEVELPESFND